From Miscanthus floridulus cultivar M001 chromosome 15, ASM1932011v1, whole genome shotgun sequence, the proteins below share one genomic window:
- the LOC136508680 gene encoding uncharacterized protein isoform X1, whose protein sequence is MLCYFDTDGSQRHAACSLARKRSLMVAACYALPVLVSVLTVRIFYVLWHSDQPASRPRTTGSRCLIVLGSGGHTAEMMNIVTTLQKDRFTPRYYVAALTDNMSLQKAQVYEQSLIQSDGMKTAKNAHFMQIYRSREVGQSYITSIATTLLATLHAMWLVIRIRPQVIFCNGPGTCFPLCISAFLLKVLGLGWSSIFYIESIARVKKLSLSGLLLYKLRIADQFFVQWPQLQQEYPRACYAGHLM, encoded by the exons ATGCTCTGCTACTTTGACACAGATGGATCTcaacgccatgcagcctgttcgcttgctcgtaaacgatc GCTGATGGTGGCCGCCTGCTACGCCCTTCCGGTACTCGTCTCTGTGCTCACAGTCCGCATCTTCTACGTGCTGTGGCACAGTGACCAACCAGCATCAAGGCCACGCACCACCGGATCGCGTTGTCTCATCGTCCTTGGCTCCG GAGGGCATACTGCAGAAATGATGAATATTGTAACAACACTTCAGAAGGATAGGTTCACACCAAGATACTATGTGGCTGCACTTACTGACAACATGAGTCTTCAAAAGGCACAGGTCTATGAACAATCACTTATTCAG AGCGACGGAATGAAGACTGCCAAGAACGCTCATTTCATGCAGATATATCGTAGTCGTGAAGTAGGCCAGTCTTATATTACATCCATTGCAACAACATTGCTAGCCACATTGCATGCTATGTGGCTAGTAATAAGAATCAGACCACAAGTG ATATTTTGCAATGGTCCAGGGACATGCTTTCCTCTATGCATCTCAGCTTTCCTTCTGAAG GTGCTTGGTTTGGGATGGTCCTCCATTTTCTACATTGAAAGCATTGCAAGAGTGAAGAAGCTGTCATTGAGTGGTTTGCTGTTGTACAAGCTACGTATAGCTGACCAGTTCTTTGTGCAGTGGCCCCAGCTGCAGCAAGAGTATCCCCGAGCATGCTACGCTGGTCATTTGATGTAA
- the LOC136508680 gene encoding uncharacterized protein isoform X2, translating to MVAACYALPVLVSVLTVRIFYVLWHSDQPASRPRTTGSRCLIVLGSGGHTAEMMNIVTTLQKDRFTPRYYVAALTDNMSLQKAQVYEQSLIQSDGMKTAKNAHFMQIYRSREVGQSYITSIATTLLATLHAMWLVIRIRPQVIFCNGPGTCFPLCISAFLLKVLGLGWSSIFYIESIARVKKLSLSGLLLYKLRIADQFFVQWPQLQQEYPRACYAGHLM from the exons ATGGTGGCCGCCTGCTACGCCCTTCCGGTACTCGTCTCTGTGCTCACAGTCCGCATCTTCTACGTGCTGTGGCACAGTGACCAACCAGCATCAAGGCCACGCACCACCGGATCGCGTTGTCTCATCGTCCTTGGCTCCG GAGGGCATACTGCAGAAATGATGAATATTGTAACAACACTTCAGAAGGATAGGTTCACACCAAGATACTATGTGGCTGCACTTACTGACAACATGAGTCTTCAAAAGGCACAGGTCTATGAACAATCACTTATTCAG AGCGACGGAATGAAGACTGCCAAGAACGCTCATTTCATGCAGATATATCGTAGTCGTGAAGTAGGCCAGTCTTATATTACATCCATTGCAACAACATTGCTAGCCACATTGCATGCTATGTGGCTAGTAATAAGAATCAGACCACAAGTG ATATTTTGCAATGGTCCAGGGACATGCTTTCCTCTATGCATCTCAGCTTTCCTTCTGAAG GTGCTTGGTTTGGGATGGTCCTCCATTTTCTACATTGAAAGCATTGCAAGAGTGAAGAAGCTGTCATTGAGTGGTTTGCTGTTGTACAAGCTACGTATAGCTGACCAGTTCTTTGTGCAGTGGCCCCAGCTGCAGCAAGAGTATCCCCGAGCATGCTACGCTGGTCATTTGATGTAA